A window of the Dunckerocampus dactyliophorus isolate RoL2022-P2 chromosome 19, RoL_Ddac_1.1, whole genome shotgun sequence genome harbors these coding sequences:
- the chrm5b gene encoding muscarinic acetylcholine receptor M5b: MDVDPSNGTFDNSTHISSAPHSLWEVITIATVSAIVSVITIVGNVLVMVSFKVNSQLKTVNNYYLLSLAFADLIIGVLSMNLYTTYILMGYWSLGSLACDLWLAVDYVASNASVMNLLVISFDRYFSITRPLTYRAKRTPKRAAIMIGLAWLVSFVLWAPPILCWKYIVGEEKESVDECQIQFLTEPVITFGTAIAAFYIPVSVMTILYCRIYKETQRRTKDLAELQGLATDHVQEGAKPQKTIIHSCFNFTRERRDRSQASWSSSNQSNATKTTTRSDEAWVKADQITSFNSYSSSDEEEPHASIETPQGSLREKSQSDKNGQVTDYTEDQYSYSTPSKKSSKKCISYKFTPAPKAEKGSPARASPRLPETEEKNASPSSSTASKPMDPVLKNQITKRKRMVLVKEKKAAQTLSAILLAFILTWTPYNIMVLISTFCAKCIPTSLWHLGYWLCYVNSTVNPMCYALCNKTFQKTFRMLLLCQWRRRRGEDKLYWCGQNPNANNKMT; this comes from the coding sequence ATGGATGTAGATCCCTCGAACGGCACTTTTGACAACAGTACGCACATCTCCTCTGCTCCCCACAGCCTTTGGGAGGTCATTACCATAGCAACTGTCTCTGCCATTGTCAGTGTGATAACTATtgtcggtaatgttttggtCATGGTGTCCTTCAAAGTAAACAGCCAACTGAAGACGGTGAACAACTATTACCTGCTGAGTTTGGCCTTTGCAGACCTCATCATAGGAGTGTTGTCTATGAACTTGTACACCACGTATATTCTGATGGGCTACTGGTCCTTAGGAAGCCTTGCATGTGATCTCTGGCTCGCAGTGGATTATGTAGCCAGCAATGCTTCCGTTATGAATTTACTTGTGATCAGCTTTGACAGATACTTCTCCATCACAAGGCCGCTGACTTACAGAGCTAAGAGGACTCCAAAGAGGGCGGCCATCATGATAGGCCTCGCATGGTTGGTCTCGTTTGTCCTCTGGGCACCACCCATTCTTTGCTGGAAGTACATCGTGGGAGAAGAGAAGGAATCGGTGGACGAATGCCAGATTCAGTTTTTAACAGAGCCGGTGATAACATTCGGGACTGCCATTGCTGCTTTCTACATCCCCGTCTCTGTCATGACGATTCTTTACTGCAGGATCTACAAGGAAACCCAAAGACGCACAAAGGATCTGGCAGAGCTGCAAGGACTCGCGACTGATCATGTCCAAGAGGGAGCTAAACCGCAGAAAACTATTATTCACTCTTGTTTCAATTTCACCAGAGAGAGGAGAGACAGGAGCCAGGCCTCCTGGTCCTCGTCGAACCAAAGCAATGCCACGAAAACCACCACAAGATCGGACGAAGCGTGGGTCAAAGCCGACCAGATCACATCCTTCAACAGCTACTCCTCATCCGACGAGGAGGAGCCTCACGCTTCCATTGAGACCCCGCAGGGATCGTTGAGAGAGAAAAGTCAATCTGATAAGAATGGCCAAGTGACTGACTACACAGAAGATCAGTATTCGTATTCAACGCCttcaaaaaagagcagtaaaaaatgcatttcttacAAGTTCACGCCTGCTCCAAAGGCTGAAAAAGGAAGCCCTGCTAGGGCTTCTCCTCGCCTTCCAGAAACCGAGGAGAAAAACGCCTCCCCTTCCTCCTCCACTGCCTCCAAACCCATGGACCCGGTCCTGAAGAACCAGATCACCAAGAGGAAGAGAATGGTTCTGGTGAAGGAGAAAAAGGCGGCACAGACCCTCAGCGCCATCCTCCTGGCATTCATCCTCACGTGGACGCCGTACAACATCATGGTGCTCATCTCCACGTTCTGTGCCAAGTGCATCCCGACGTCCCTGTGGCACCTGGGCTACTGGCTGTGCTACGTCAACAGCACTGTCAACCCCATGTGCTACGCCCTGTGCAACAAGACCTTCCAAAAGACCTTCCGCATGCTTCTGCTGTgccagtggaggaggaggagaggcgaGGACAAGCTGTACTGGTGTGGACAGAACCCAAACGCTAACAATAAAATGACTTGA